From Rhodococcus antarcticus, the proteins below share one genomic window:
- a CDS encoding long-chain-fatty-acid--CoA ligase, with protein MTNLAQNLTASAERQPDGVAVRLDDLEITYAALDGSTAHLAGLLRAKGVEPDDKVAISLPNVPPFAVCYYGALRAGAVVVPLNPLLKAREVAYHLSDSGAKVLIAWHDFEDAARAGAEEAGAELVLVRPEDFAELVGAAEPFTEVVERADSDTAVILYTSGTTGKPKGAELTHANLSSNARVAAESLLELGPDDVILGSLPLFHAFGQTCALNTAVLCGATLTLIPRFDPAKALEVLQRDGVTVFAGVPTMYAALLHHPDGESFDLSSLRTCISGGSAMPVEVMRAFGEKFGATVLEGYGLSETSPVASFNLPTMERKPGSIGVPVDGVEMKLLDPDGADAAEGEDGEIAIKGENVMKGYWGKPEATAEAIVDGWFRSGDIARKDDDGYYYIVDRKKDLIIRGGYNVYPREIEEVMYEHPAVAEVAVIGIPHESLGEEIGAAVALKEGHSVTAEELIAHVKPLVAGYKYPRIVWFVDALPKGATGKILKREISSPQQ; from the coding sequence GTGACGAACCTCGCCCAGAACCTGACCGCCAGTGCCGAGCGCCAGCCCGACGGGGTGGCCGTGCGACTGGACGACCTGGAGATCACCTACGCCGCGCTGGACGGCTCCACGGCGCACCTGGCCGGGCTGCTGCGCGCCAAGGGGGTCGAGCCGGACGACAAGGTCGCCATCTCGCTGCCCAACGTCCCGCCGTTCGCCGTCTGCTACTACGGCGCGCTGCGGGCCGGGGCCGTCGTCGTCCCGCTGAACCCGCTGCTCAAGGCCCGCGAGGTCGCCTACCACCTGTCCGACTCCGGGGCCAAGGTCCTCATCGCCTGGCACGACTTCGAGGACGCGGCCCGGGCCGGGGCCGAGGAGGCCGGGGCCGAGCTGGTGCTGGTGCGGCCCGAGGACTTCGCCGAGCTGGTGGGGGCGGCCGAGCCGTTCACCGAGGTCGTCGAGCGTGCCGACTCCGACACCGCCGTCATCCTCTACACCTCGGGCACCACCGGGAAGCCCAAGGGCGCCGAGCTCACCCACGCGAACCTGTCCTCCAACGCGCGGGTCGCCGCGGAGTCGCTGCTCGAGCTGGGCCCCGACGACGTCATCCTCGGGTCGCTGCCGCTGTTCCACGCCTTCGGCCAGACGTGCGCGCTGAACACGGCCGTGCTCTGCGGGGCCACCCTCACCCTGATCCCCCGCTTCGACCCGGCCAAGGCCCTCGAGGTGCTGCAGCGCGACGGCGTGACCGTCTTCGCCGGGGTGCCCACCATGTACGCCGCCCTGCTGCACCACCCGGACGGCGAGAGCTTCGACCTCTCCAGCCTGCGCACCTGCATCTCCGGCGGGTCCGCGATGCCCGTCGAGGTCATGCGCGCGTTCGGCGAGAAGTTCGGCGCGACCGTGCTCGAGGGCTACGGCCTGTCGGAGACCTCACCGGTGGCCTCGTTCAACCTGCCGACCATGGAGCGCAAGCCCGGCTCGATCGGCGTGCCCGTCGACGGGGTGGAGATGAAGCTGCTCGACCCGGACGGTGCGGACGCCGCCGAGGGCGAGGACGGCGAGATCGCGATCAAGGGCGAGAACGTGATGAAGGGCTACTGGGGCAAGCCCGAGGCCACCGCGGAGGCCATCGTGGACGGCTGGTTCCGCAGCGGGGACATCGCCCGCAAGGACGACGACGGCTACTACTACATCGTCGACCGCAAGAAGGACCTCATCATCCGCGGCGGGTACAACGTCTACCCCCGCGAGATCGAGGAGGTCATGTACGAGCACCCGGCCGTGGCCGAGGTGGCCGTCATCGGCATCCCGCACGAGAGCCTGGGCGAGGAGATCGGTGCGGCCGTGGCGCTCAAGGAGGGCCACTCGGTGACCGCCGAGGAGCTCATCGCACACGTCAAGCCCCTGGTGGCGGGGTACAAGTA